Part of the Vicinamibacterales bacterium genome, TCGGCCTCGAGAATGGGCGGCCGCGTGCTCGCGTGGAAGCGCGGGCCGGTGTGGCCCGCCGCGAGCGCCTCGCGCACCAGCACGTCGATGACTGCCCCGTTTTCCGCGTGCACGCACACCAGGCCGCCGAGTGCCGCCGTGCTCCGCAGCACCCGGAAGATCTGCCCATCGTCCAGCATCAGGCGGCCCGGGTAGGCCATGAACAGCTTGAACGACGGGACGCCATCGGCGACGATCCCGCCCATCTCCGCTTCCACCTCGGGCCGGAGATCCGAGATGCACATGTGGAAGCCGAAATCGACGACCGCGCGCCCTGTGGCGCGCGCCATCCATGTGTCCAGCGCCTCGCGCAGCGATCCACCCTTCTCCTGCGTCGCGTAGTCGATGATGGTCGTCGTCCCGCCGCAGGCGGCCGCGATCGTCCCGCTCTCGAAATCGTCGGCCGTGCGGATGGCGCCGAGCGGCAAATCGAGGTGCGTGTGAACGTCGACGGCGCCGGGCAGCACCAGCCGGCCCGAGGCCTCGATGACGCGGTCGGCGGGCCCGCGCAACCCGGGGCCGATCTCGCGGATGGCCTCATCGACCACCAGCAGATCGGCCTCCTGGCGTCCGTCGGCATTCACGATGGTCCCGTCGCGGATCAGGGTACGCATGGCCGCTGCGATTATACGGCCGTGGGGCGTGCGGAGGGGGCTGGAGTTATACTCGTGACGCAGATGAATACCGTTGAGTTCGTCCTGAATGGGAAGCCAGTGCGGGTCGAGACGCGCGACGGCGAGTCGTTGCTCGAGACCCTGCGTGAGAGATGCGGGATCCGGACGCTGAAGGATGGATGCTCGCCGCAGGGCCAGTGCGGATGCTGCCTCGCGCTCGTCGACGGGAACGCGAAGGTGACCTGCGCGATGACCGCCGCCTCGGCGCACGGCCACGAGGTGCTGACGCTCGAAGGCCTGTCGCCGGACGACCGTGACCTGTTCTCGCGGGCGTTCGTGGCGGCGGCCGGCATCCAGTGCGGGTTCTGCATCCCTGGCATTGCGATGAGGGCCAAGTACCTGTTGGATCGCCACACGAATCCGACTCGCGCCGAAATTGCCCGCGCGATCGACGTTCACCTCTGTCGTTGCACCGGGTACAAGAAGATCGTGGACGCCATCGAGTTGATGGCACGCGGTCGCAGAGGCGAGTCGATCCCGGAGATCGTCGTGGACGGAGGCGTGGGCGCCCGGTTGGCCCGCTACGACGCCGTACGGTCGGCGCTCGGCGACCGTCCCTACGTCGACGATCTCGTGCTGTCCGGCATGTTGCACGGCGCCGTGACGCTGTCGCGCCACGCGCGAGCGAAGGTCGTGCGAATCGACACGAGGCGCGCGAAGGCACACGCGGGCGTTGTCGCGGTCGTGACGGCCGCGGACGTGCCGGGTGAGCGGTGGTACGGTCTGATCGAGCGCGACTGGCCGGGCCTGGTCGCGGAGGGCGAAGAGGTCAGATGCGTCGGCGACGTGCTCGCGGCGGTGGCGGCGACGGACCGTCACACGGCCCGCGAGGCCGCCGCGCTCGTGGACATCGAGTACGAGGTCCTGCCAGCCGTGCTCGACCCCGAGGCGTCCATTCGTCCCGGCGCGCCGCAGGTGAATCCGAAGCACGAGAACCTCCTGTCCCGATCACGGATCCGGCGCGGGGACGCCGACGGGGCGCTGGCCGCGAGTGCCTTCGTCGTGCACGGCACGTGGCAGACGCAGCGCATCGAGCACCTCTATCTCGAGCCCGAGAGCGCGCTGGCCGTGCCGCTTCCCGACGGCGGATTCCATCTCTACACCCAGGGCCAGGGGATCTTCGACGACCGTCGTCAGGTGGCCGCGTTCCTCGGCGTCCCCGAAGAAGCGCTGTTCGTCGAACTCGTGCCCAACGGTGGCGCCTTCGGCGGCAAGGAGGACATGTCGGTCCAGGCCCAGACGACCCTCCTCGCGAAGGTGGCCGGGCGCCCGGTGAAGCTGACACTGAGCCGCGAGGAATCGATCCGTCTGCATCCGAAGCGTCACCCGGTCCGCATGGAATACGTGGTGGGCTGCGACGGGGACGGGCGGCTGACGGCGGTGAAGGCTCGGATGATTGGCGACTCGGGGGCGTACGCGTCGGTTGGAGCCAAGGTGCTCGAGCGCGCGGCGGGACACGGCGCGGGGCCGTATCGCGTCCCGAACATCGACATCGAGTCGATTGCGGCCTACACCAACAACCCTCCGTGCGGCGCGATGCGCGGCTTCGGGGCGAACCAGGCGCACTTCGCCATGGAAGGGTGCATGGATCTGCTGGCGCAGAAGGCCGGCCTCGACGCCTGGGAGATCCGCTGGCGGAATGCGCTCGATGTGGGCGACGTCTTCTCGACGGGGCAGATCCTCGAGAAGTCGGTCGGCATCAGGAAGACCCTGCAAGCCGTGAAACCGCACTACGACGCGGCGAAGGCCGCGGGGCGGGCGGTTGGCATCGCGTGCGGCTTGAAGAACAGCGGCATCGGCAACGGCGCCAAGGAGTGGGGCAAGGCGCGGCTCGTCGTGGAGCCCGACCTCACCGTCTCGGTCTACAACGGCTACACGGAGATGGGGCAGGGCCTGCTCACGGTGCTGGTCCAGTTCGCCGTGGAAGTGACCGGGCTGCCCGCGTCATGCTTCCGTCCGAAAGTGGACTCGACGTTCCAACTCGCCTGCGGTCAGACGACCGGATCGCGGGCGACGTTGTTCGGCGGACGGGCGGTGACGAGCGCGGCAGAAAAGCTGCGCGCGGACCTCGATGCAGGGCACCGGCTGGTCGATCTGGCCGGACGAGTCTATGCGGCGGACGTGCTGGTGGACGACACGACC contains:
- the xdh gene encoding selenium-dependent xanthine dehydrogenase translates to MNTVEFVLNGKPVRVETRDGESLLETLRERCGIRTLKDGCSPQGQCGCCLALVDGNAKVTCAMTAASAHGHEVLTLEGLSPDDRDLFSRAFVAAAGIQCGFCIPGIAMRAKYLLDRHTNPTRAEIARAIDVHLCRCTGYKKIVDAIELMARGRRGESIPEIVVDGGVGARLARYDAVRSALGDRPYVDDLVLSGMLHGAVTLSRHARAKVVRIDTRRAKAHAGVVAVVTAADVPGERWYGLIERDWPGLVAEGEEVRCVGDVLAAVAATDRHTAREAAALVDIEYEVLPAVLDPEASIRPGAPQVNPKHENLLSRSRIRRGDADGALAASAFVVHGTWQTQRIEHLYLEPESALAVPLPDGGFHLYTQGQGIFDDRRQVAAFLGVPEEALFVELVPNGGAFGGKEDMSVQAQTTLLAKVAGRPVKLTLSREESIRLHPKRHPVRMEYVVGCDGDGRLTAVKARMIGDSGAYASVGAKVLERAAGHGAGPYRVPNIDIESIAAYTNNPPCGAMRGFGANQAHFAMEGCMDLLAQKAGLDAWEIRWRNALDVGDVFSTGQILEKSVGIRKTLQAVKPHYDAAKAAGRAVGIACGLKNSGIGNGAKEWGKARLVVEPDLTVSVYNGYTEMGQGLLTVLVQFAVEVTGLPASCFRPKVDSTFQLACGQTTGSRATLFGGRAVTSAAEKLRADLDAGHRLVDLAGRVYAADVLVDDTTELGAPVEKVKTHTAFGYATQLCILDGQGRVARIVAAHDVGRAVNPALCEGQIEGAIHMGLGYALTEELVCEDGMPVTFALREIGALRARDMPEIDVLIVEDPEPEGPFGAKGVGEIGLVPTAAAVAGALEAFDGIRRYTLPMKDSPAARAMSVGRRR